One genomic window of Acidovorax radicis includes the following:
- a CDS encoding electron transfer flavoprotein subunit alpha/FixB family protein encodes MSVLVIAEHDNASIKGATLNTVTAAVACGGDVHVLVAGHNAGAAAAAAGQIAGVAKVIHADAPGLEHGLAENVSAQVLAIASGYSHILFPATASGKNVGPRVAAKLDVAQISDITKVVSADTFERPIYAGNAIATVQSGDATKVITVRTTGFDAAAATGGSAAVETAAATADTGKSTFMGSEIAKNDRPELTAAKIIVSGGRALGSKEKFDEVMTPLADKLGAAIGASRAAVDAGYAPNDLQVGQTGKIVAPQLYIAAGISGAIQHLAGMKDSKVIVAINKDPEAPIFSVADYGLVADLFTAVPELVQAL; translated from the coding sequence ATGTCGGTACTCGTTATTGCTGAACACGACAACGCGTCCATCAAGGGCGCAACGCTCAACACCGTCACGGCTGCGGTCGCTTGCGGTGGCGACGTGCACGTGCTGGTCGCAGGCCACAACGCAGGCGCTGCTGCCGCTGCAGCGGGCCAGATCGCTGGCGTTGCCAAGGTCATCCACGCCGACGCCCCCGGCCTCGAACACGGCCTCGCCGAGAACGTGTCGGCCCAGGTGCTGGCCATCGCGTCTGGCTACAGCCACATCCTGTTCCCCGCCACCGCCAGCGGCAAGAACGTGGGCCCTCGCGTGGCTGCCAAGCTCGACGTGGCCCAGATCAGCGACATCACCAAAGTGGTGAGCGCCGACACCTTCGAGCGCCCGATCTACGCGGGCAACGCCATTGCCACCGTGCAAAGCGGCGATGCCACCAAGGTCATCACCGTGCGCACCACGGGTTTTGACGCCGCCGCCGCCACCGGTGGCTCCGCCGCCGTCGAAACCGCTGCGGCCACCGCCGACACAGGCAAGAGCACCTTCATGGGCAGCGAGATCGCCAAAAACGACCGCCCCGAACTCACCGCCGCCAAGATCATCGTCTCGGGTGGCCGCGCCTTGGGCAGCAAGGAAAAGTTCGACGAAGTGATGACCCCGCTGGCCGACAAGCTGGGCGCCGCCATCGGTGCCAGCCGTGCGGCCGTGGATGCGGGCTATGCCCCCAACGACCTGCAGGTGGGACAGACCGGCAAGATCGTGGCGCCGCAGCTGTACATCGCCGCCGGTATCTCGGGTGCCATCCAGCATCTGGCCGGCATGAAGGACTCCAAGGTGATCGTGGCGATCAACAAGGACCCTGAGGCGCCTATCTTCAGCGTGGCCGATTACGGGCTTGTGGCCGATCTGTTCACTGCGGTGCCGGAACTGGTCCAGGCCCTCTGA
- a CDS encoding antitoxin Xre/MbcA/ParS toxin-binding domain-containing protein, whose product MPKKTAQKHRLSPTHQASSEDRAWLDIAPVGREFGSPDYERLTALDQAAFAAFQSWEQVRKWLAAPNSQLDGACPEDAARSPDGLSKVMSILMVAGARVSDDFMREIENLPVQERDTPTGL is encoded by the coding sequence ATGCCGAAGAAAACAGCGCAGAAACATCGGTTGAGCCCAACGCACCAGGCTTCGAGTGAAGACCGAGCTTGGCTTGATATCGCGCCTGTCGGCCGCGAATTCGGAAGCCCGGACTATGAGCGACTGACGGCGCTGGATCAAGCCGCCTTCGCAGCTTTCCAATCGTGGGAGCAGGTGCGAAAGTGGCTGGCCGCACCAAACTCTCAGCTTGATGGAGCTTGTCCAGAGGACGCGGCGCGAAGCCCCGATGGACTTAGCAAAGTCATGTCAATCCTGATGGTGGCTGGTGCTCGTGTCAGTGACGACTTCATGCGCGAAATTGAGAATTTGCCTGTCCAGGAACGAGACACGCCAACGGGACTTTAG
- a CDS encoding helix-turn-helix domain-containing protein yields the protein MNTFSNAFRAEVARMARKEIKPELQGMRKAITSHRSEIAALKREVKALTSQLKASRRQVKVADEPKAKAAIEEAGAKKARQVQFNALALGEKRAALGITQKEMALLLGASSLSVYKWESGRVHPRAAQLERIAQVLKFGKRKALALLNPQ from the coding sequence ATGAACACTTTTTCCAATGCCTTTCGCGCTGAAGTCGCCCGCATGGCGCGCAAGGAAATCAAGCCCGAGCTGCAGGGCATGCGCAAGGCCATCACCAGCCATCGGTCCGAGATCGCGGCATTGAAACGCGAGGTGAAGGCGCTGACTTCTCAGCTCAAGGCCTCTCGACGCCAGGTCAAAGTAGCGGATGAGCCCAAAGCCAAAGCTGCGATCGAAGAAGCCGGGGCCAAGAAGGCAAGACAGGTCCAATTCAACGCACTGGCCCTGGGTGAAAAACGAGCAGCGCTGGGCATCACACAGAAAGAGATGGCCCTGCTGCTGGGCGCGTCATCGCTATCCGTCTACAAGTGGGAATCAGGTCGGGTGCACCCACGGGCTGCGCAGCTAGAGCGCATTGCCCAGGTGCTCAAATTCGGCAAGCGTAAGGCACTGGCATTGCTCAATCCGCAGTGA
- a CDS encoding prolyl hydroxylase family protein — protein MRATILSPSVLTIPQFLSPGECESLVQLAEQAGFSAAEVRMNTGQKSMPNVRNNERTTVENPAWVALLWQRLSQVDLPEVDGAQAVGLPKDLRFYKYGSGQRFKMHKDGPWHEQGLSSQLTFLVYLNDGFVGGATDFKEFQVVPTTGTALVFVHDTWHEGAEVTDGTKYVLRSDVLFSG, from the coding sequence GTGCGAGCAACCATCCTCAGTCCCTCGGTTTTAACGATCCCGCAGTTTCTCAGTCCTGGGGAGTGTGAAAGCCTAGTGCAACTCGCCGAGCAAGCAGGTTTCAGCGCTGCCGAGGTGAGGATGAACACCGGCCAGAAATCAATGCCCAATGTGCGAAACAATGAGCGCACCACGGTAGAAAATCCTGCGTGGGTTGCGTTGCTTTGGCAGAGACTGAGTCAGGTTGATCTGCCAGAGGTCGATGGAGCGCAGGCAGTAGGACTTCCCAAAGATCTGCGCTTTTACAAGTACGGGTCTGGCCAGCGATTCAAGATGCACAAAGACGGCCCATGGCACGAGCAAGGCTTGTCCAGCCAACTGACCTTCCTCGTTTACCTGAACGATGGTTTTGTGGGCGGAGCTACTGACTTCAAAGAGTTTCAGGTGGTTCCAACAACAGGCACCGCCCTGGTCTTTGTGCACGACACCTGGCACGAAGGTGCTGAGGTGACGGATGGCACAAAGTACGTGCTTCGCTCGGACGTGCTGTTTTCTGGATAG